The window AATCACTTCCAGAAAACATCTTCAACGCACTGAAGTCTTTGCATGAGTTAGATTTATCCAGGAACTCTTTAACCTATATACCTAACGGCATATTTCCCAAAAGTCTGAAAATACTCAACCTTGCCTACAATCGTCTCGGTTCTGTGGATACACAAGCCTTCAGCACCCTGACACTTATCAGCTTGTTTGGGAGTCAGTTTCTTTGCGATTGCGGTCTGAAAGACTTACAAACATGGTTAAATGAGACAGGTGTGCAAATGGATTCCCCTGCTGAGGAACTGATGTGTGTTTTTCCCGAAACACAACGAGGGAAGCCTCTTCTGCAGGCTACCCTATGTATGGACGAAGAGGATGAGAAGAACATTGAGGAGCTGAGGCTTACACTTCTCATCTGCTgcaccataattattattttagccaCCACAGGGGCCATTATTTTTATCCAGATGCGTGGCTACCTCTTCAAGCTTTACAGAAAGGTGATTGTTGCCATTAATAAGGGAAGCCAAAATATTCCTGTTAATGATGACTTTGTGTATGATGTCTACCTATGTTTCAGTTCTAAAGATATGAAATGGGTGACAAAGGCACTGTTGAAAAAGCTCGACACCCAGTTCTCTGATCGAAACCAATTACGTTGCTGCTTTGAAGCACGAGATTTCATCCCAGGAGAGGATCATCTATCTAACATACATAACGCGATCTGCAAGAGTAAGAAAACATTATGTGTCCTGTCCAGAGAGTTCTTTAATGATGGCTGGTGCTTGGAGGCCTTCAGTCTGGCACAGACTAAAATGTTAGAAGAGCTCCGGGATGTCTTACTCGTGCTTCTTGTGGACAACATACCACATTACAGACTGATGAAACACGAACCGGTCAGAACCTACTTCCAGACCAGGAGGTATCTCTGCTGGCCAGAAGACAGCCAGGACTTGGAGTGGTTCTACAACCATCTTAAACATAGCATATTAAAGGACACCAAAGTAAAGCAAATGAAGAAAGATGTAAAGACAAACCATGAAGGGACGAACTGTGAAGCAGTAACTGCTTTTTAAATACATGGATATATCAATGGAAAGATTTGAAAACCTTCACCAAGTTAGAAGTTTACAGTACCAACAcaaccagttttttttctttcttaacaaGATAAATAAGCTGTATCTTTAATGCACATTTATCTGTCAGTTGTgtagttattaaaataaaataagaaaaatcagTGTCCAGGTGTGTCCTGAATTGAAGTTAATTTCCTTGTACCACAGCAATTTGCAAatgattacatttattacacaacaatatatagttttttatccATATGTTTCTATAAATTGTACTTTTTCCAAAGATTTTATGGCATTTTGTATGGTGGGACATCTTCAAAATAAGTTATTTCCCGCTATGGCAGTGATAAACATTCTTCTTCTCTAAGgtaaaaatctttttgaatAATCTGTCCTGTAGATGTTGAAAAACCCAAAAGTTAGAGCTGTCAgtcggatttttttttttttttacaaagcactGGCTCTACAGATTCCttctataaatattaaataaacatctatTTTAAGAGAACGTTATAGGGATTGTGCACTGTGTATGTTGTTGTTCTAGTGTCTACTTTGAGTTATGAATCAGATCTACTTTCAGTAATGTTGACAATATTGGATCAATTATTATAATGAGTAACTACTTTCTAACTACTAGCGCACGTACCTGCAGGTTAAAGCTAAAAGCGAAATAGAACCTAAACCCagttaaaaatattcactttatcttttctaattaatatctattggtgcaggtgtttgtttacattgagacagtagcgcattagtagattattataaagtagattattaaatcccacacataactgttcataacatcacttttactccacattgtgatttcactgatggtgcaggttaaacttcagacagagatctaaggactgcaaaagtttctttaaattctgtccagccagattttgtcacagcatcatgcaaaactggctggacaaaaTTTATAGAAACTTTTGTCTCCTCCAATGTAGAGATGTAAGCATATAATTGAAAGACTGTCTCCAGAGGCATGTATAGTGGAAACTATGCATGATGCATAATGAAGaagcttcatgtgcttcccttcctacgctgacacgcccaccactctggaataggaccgatctggactcatcaggtcacattcAGTCCAgactttatgctccctaacaaactgaagtgttttattagtCTCACTCACTaagaagtggttttcttatgaacatagctgtttagtcccaatcctaagagttctcatcacattgtgtgtgtgtggacatgcTCTCACTTTGAGTCAAGTATAATGTGCCTTAACGTTTCCTGTTCAATTCTATCGAAACCTGTGACAGCTTCCTGAGCACATGTTTTTCTTATGCCAAACATATCCTTAAAGGatatctgtactgtatataacataaactgagcatgaaaaaaatgcatgcaattTAAAAAGGGTCTATTTCCCTATCAATGGAGACTTTTGGGACACTTGTACTGTAGACTATTCAATACCTGAAGTTCAACAGAATCAATATTCTAAAATCTTTGAAACGTGATCAGATTCCTCTTTTTTAGCttgtcagaaaaaaagaaaaaaaatctgaactcaAATAAAACCCCCATATCCTGTTAGAAACAGCATGGTGTTGTGAAATCCATGCAAACAGTGGAACATGAGGACCAAAGTgtcacaaagaagaagaagaagggaacGATTTCGCCATTCTAAGCGGACGTACGTGTTTTCTGCACCAGCACACACTCATTTCCATCCAACATGAACGTGAGCATAAGTGAAATTCCCAAGTTCCAGCATGCACTGGTTTACTCAAACCAACTGCTCCGAGAATCACTGGTTTACTCAAACCAACTGCTCTGAGAATCGACAATATTAACCTGTTAGGCACCGGAAAAGTGGAAGATACAATTTATTGTGgcaattttttaacaatttagtttAGGATAGGCAATACTTTTACTTACACCTTGTAGTTCCACTCCTGATAGCTTACAGAAAGGTTTTAGTGAGGCACACAGGGAAACAAATACTGCACGTTAGTCAATCAGACAATAGCAGGAAGGAAACTAAGCACTGTTTGGAGCTGGTCGACTCTCCTAGACAGAAAAGAAGACGTGACATGTCAATGGGAGATAAGGGTTTTTGGCAATACCACAAACAAGATAAAGTAAGCGaggaattgccacacaaaagaggATGAGTCACAGAAGAAATGGAAAGAACGTACACTACCCCTGAAAAGTTTGGACtcaccttctaactccatggtctttatcttcttattatttctttctactctgtaaaacaatactaaaggcatccaaaataatCTCCAGTGATctattacacacactcacacgctcattcagaCACCACTgccaatttgaaaacaccaattagcctaatttgcatgttggcacagagagaacatgcaactccATTAAACAGACCTGagaagggaatcgaacccagaccttgGAGAAGCTAAAGACTGAGCCACCATATAATCTAACTTATTACAGTgcattgtaaattttttttttacagagatgagagtttttattaaagaaacacCAGCCCTGATACAGTTTCCTGGGCACCAACAGCGTTAAAAAACTTGAATTCCTGACTCATTTTTGATCGGTAACCTTGAGTCTTCATTGTTGAAACGCCCTGCTCAGCCTCCtgttgtttttagttttcaaCACCAAATTTCATCCATCCTTCTATCGAGAAACGTTTGtaatccaactagggactgtggcaGCCAATactgattaccattgtatttatttcaattttacaactgtggtaggacctccggtcaacattcacactcgcattccacacacactatgggcaatttgggaaccccagtttgcctaatctgcacgtctttggatGACTTTCTGCGTGACTGTGGGTGCACTCATGGGtgcaaacccaccaagcatggggagaacatgaaaactccatgcacacagaccccaaggtgggactcaaatccagaccctggaggtgcaagtcatCGTGCTGCCAGTTTTACTCACTATGTAGGAAAAAGatgcaaatgtttttgtattgtctATGAAAATATCAGTAAGTAAAAAGTGAAATTTTAAGCTTTCAGTGTACTGAGCGATAACCATATAAACATACAGCACACGAAGACTGGACATGTCAAAGTGCTGACTGCTGATGCTTtgatagtgctgatgtcatgtAAAGGGCCCGTTTGTTATAAGgtttttgggggtcttaacatgctcaaaaatcatgaaaatcagcacacatgttggaatctgctgccattaggatgcctgagtgCTTGGCCCTGGCCTTCACgggagattttgctgcatagttAAAACGCACATGCGACACCCAGGAGACAATTAGATCTATAGATGAACAACTTTCATGTTCAATGGCATTgaatatactcctcctaggggatttatacaCCAAACCACGCCAATATGATAGCaaaacattgaggatgcaaaattgcgaaTGGGTTTTTGATATCTTGAAGAGTTCAGCTGTGGCAATGTCTTTAACTTATGCCACAACGTGGATAATGACTTCCTGAGTGACAACACATTGATTGACATTATAGCTTGATGCCTTTTTTCAGCATCCGGGACTTTTTGGAGGTAAAAAACACAGGTTTTGTGTTGTGCGCCCGGGCGGTAATGGCACAAGTGCTTGGGCCCAATCATTGTAGCTTGAAACTATATTTGGGGCAAACAGTGCATCATAGCAGCAAAGGGAGAAAAATCTGGAATGGGATCTTAAAGAATCACAAATGGGTATGATAACCACAAACCATTGAACATACCTTATAGTGTATTTGccctaacaataaaaaatacttgAATTGAGTATGTTATTTATATCattctaattatttttgtttatttgcagGTGTCTCAGCATGAATCACAGGAATCCCTGTTTTATTCTGCCACTTCTTAAACTTGGCATCTCCCTTTTTGTGGCAGAATCGACTTCACAATGCCTGATTAGAGATGAGAAAGCTTACTGTGCCCTGAGAAACCTGTATGAGATGCCAGCTTTGCCTCCGTATATAACTTATTTGGATCTAAGCATTAATTACATTAGTGAAATTTCAGAGGAATCCTTCAATGGTTTGGAAGCGCTGCAAATTCTTATGATTCAGCAACAGGAAAGAAGACTAACCTTGAGGAATAACGCCTTTATTGGCCTGTCCAGTCTGACAACACTAGACCTAGCATACAACATGAACCTACAAGTGGATCCAGGAGCTTTTAATGGATTAATCAACCTTCAGATCCTCAATCTTACACGGTGCACGTTAAGTGACTCTATTCTTTCGGGAGATTACCTGAGACCCCTTGTGTCTCTGGAGCAGCTTTCACTATTTAGAAATAATATACATAAACTCCGTCCTGCTTCGTTCTTTATCAACATGAGCAAGCTGCATATTGTGGACGTCTCTTGTAACTGGATCAACAGTATATGTGAAGAAGATTTGTTCCATTTTCAAGGCAAACATTTCACTAGTTTAAAACTGCAGGATATCAAAATGTTGGACATGACTCCATATTGGCCTGGATGGGTTAAATGTGGAAACCCGTTCAAGGACATGTCTATGACGGTGCTTGATTTGTCTCAAAATAGCTTCAGTGTTGACATAGCAGTGCGGTTCTTCAAAGCAATCAGAGGAACCAAAATACACAAACTGATTCTTAACTCCAGCGGCAGCATGGGAAAGGGAGTTTGGTTCAACAATATGAAAGACCCAGACCGCGATACATTTAAGGATTTGGCTGAGAGTGGCATTAAAGACCTGGATCTGTCCAAAGCTAGAATTTTTGTGCTTAAAAATTTAGTATTCAGTCACATGCCAGACCTGGTGGAACTCTCGTTAGCTAATAACTTAATCAACCAGATTGAAAGTGAAGCTTTTTATGGCCTGGACAAGTTACAAAAACTGAATCTGGATCATAACCTTTTGAATAAAATTCAGTctggaacatttaaaaatttgccCAGTCTCAAGACACTTGATTTATCTAATAATAACTTAAAACTACTCATGTCTGGCTCATTTCAAGGACTGCCCAATCTAGCTAACCTCTTTCTCTCTGAAAATTCATTACAATCTCTGCATACTCTGGCAAACCTTCCATCACTTAGATTACTTTACGTAGACAATAACAAAATCACATCCCTGTACGGTCTACCAAGCCAGGTACGAAACATCACAGATATTGATTTGAGGTTCAACAGATTAAGTGACGCTGCAAACTTCTATACTATATTAGGGGAATTCCACAAAGTTGAAAAAGTCTATCTAGGAGGCAATGTGTTTTCATGGTGTTTTCTTAATGCAAACAATTCCGTGTCACCTTTAAACAATGTACAATTTCTAGATCTTCAAACTACTGTCTTGCAAAATGTCTGGTTACAAGGAGAGTGTCTCAACATGTTTGACCGTCTTCACCAGTTGCGGGTGCTTCTTCTTAAAAATAACTTCATACAGTCACTTCCAGAAAACATCTTCAAGGGTCTGacgtctttgaattttttagatttatccATGAACTCTTTAACCTATATACCTAACGGCATATTTCCCAAAAGTCTGAAAACACTCAACCTTGCCTACAATCAGCTGGGTTCTGTGGATACACAAGCCTTCAGCACCCTGACACTTATCAGCTTGTTTGGGAATACCTTTCTTTGCGATTGCGGCCTAAAAGACTTACAGACATGGTTAAATGAGACAGGTGTGCAAATGGATTCCCCTGCTGAGGAACTGATGTGTGAGTTTCCCGAAGCACAACGAGGGAAGCCTCTTCTGCAGGTGAAACTACTATGTAAGGACACAGAGGATGAGAAGAACATCGAGGAGCTGAGGCTTACACTTTTCATTTGCTGCACCATAATTGTTATTCTAACCACCACAGGGGCCATTATTTTTATCCAGATGCGTGGCTACCTCTTCAAGCTTTACAGAAAGGTGATTGTAAGATTCGTGGAAGGAGCGCCCAAACTGCCTTCTAATGATGACTTTGTGTATGATGTCTACCTATGTTTTAGTTCTAAAGATATGAAATGGGTGACAAAGGCACTGTTGAAAAAGCTCGACACCCAGTTCTCTGATCGAAACCAATTACGTTGCTGCTTTGAAGCACGAGATTTCATCCCAGGAGAGGATCATCTATCTAACATACATAACGCGATCTGCAAGAGTAAGAAAACATTATGTGTCCTGTCCAGAGAGTTCTTTAATGATGGCTGGTGCTTGGAGGCCTTCAGTCTGGCACAGACCAAGATGCAGAAAGAGGCCCAGGATGTCTTACTCGTGCTTCTTGTGGACAACATACCACATTACAGACTGATGAAATACAAACCGGTCAGAACCTACTTCCAGACCAGGAGGTATCTCTGCTGGCCGGAAGACAGCCAGGACTTGGAGTGGTTCTACAACCATCTTAAACATAGCATATTAAAGGACACCAAAGTAAAGCAAATGAAGAAAGATGTAAAGACAAACCATGAAGGGACGAACTGTGAAGCGGTAACTGCTTTTTAGTATCAGTGGAAAGACGTGAAAAATGTCTAACAGATGTGGCAGCTCAATGTATATCCATTACAAACGAAATAATCCACAATAGAGCGTGCTGTGTAttgaaaaaaactgaagaaattaAAGTCTGAAGATATGGTCTGTTTCCAAATGGAGCTCTACACTTTATTGTTTCATAtacttttttattgatttgaaATTCTTACAAAATTATTTCATGTTCATGTTCACTTCCATTATAGCATGTccactctgtttttttcttgtaacagaataaaagtttttatttttaatttttatgaagGGAATTAATGTAAACCTGTGATTTTGTTGCTGCAATAATGTACTGGGTCAGTAGTaaggaaagataaaaaaaacaaactaaatcgATACCTTCTTATCACATTCGAAAATTTAACAGCGCAGTGGTGTTAGCAATGTTTAACCGGCTGTTGATCCAGTCTAGTCAATCATCTACAAATGGAGACCCCCAAATGCAGGTAATTAGAAAGTAAAAGCAACTTGgtttctgtgcctctcctctcttcctccattTATGTCCAAATTAAATTCTAAAAGTACTTTTATCTAAAAAGAggactgagcaacagtccagttctttttgtccttagccTAATTAAGACGCCCTTTGACGTTGTCTTTGGTTCAAGAGTGGTTTGACATGAGGAATGCAAAGgttgtagcccatgtcctggataGAGCTCACATGTAGTCAGTAGAAACatgctattattttttttttctgtgagagCACAAGCCACGGTGTTTTATTCTTCAGTATCCATTTTGCTAACATATATCACCTGACGGGTCACGGTCCGATGCAGTGGAGTTTCCCACAGAAAGCCGAGACGAAACCACACACTCCTCCCCTAAAGACCCGAACCCACAATGTCCTGAACCGCACCCATCTGAGTCGCCCCCGCCCCTTTTTAGCTTTTATCAGATGAGCTGCATTTTGTGGTTAATTGCATCCGCACTTGGTTAACAAGGTTGGTCCCTAACAGCAGCACGAATGATTGCTAAAGCAGCTTCATTTAGTGCTCCTCCTATCAAATATAGTCCTTAAGCTCTGAAGAGAAGCTCTAAGGggcactctttttttttggggggggggggatttttttcCAGACTAGCGCATGTGCATCTCTATTGCGGTCCTGCCGTCCCTCGTTCAGGTGTTATTGAAGAGTTTCCACTGAGTTGTTTTTTTCAGaggtgtttttaattttttttttttgacaaacacATCAAGaaccatttatattttttcagtgacatgtgaataaatataatttgcagAAAGCAACCACATATCATGATGATGCTCCCAACTCCGTTCTTTACTGTGGATATGGTTCTCTGTGGGGCATAAGTTTGTTAGGAAGTATTACGACTGGACCTGGCATAATGGAAAAAAGGTCCAGATTGAGTCTATTCCAGACAGGAAGTGATGCaccctctggaggcagtgttaggatctggggttgcttcagttgctcaggtctagactcagcaacgttatgtggcaataaaattaagtcagctgaccacctgaatgtacatAATTTcccatctatggagtttttccttctCTGATAGCACGGCCATATACCAGGAcccaaattgtgaaaaagtggttctacgatcatgaggaataatttttacaAACACTGGCACTATCAAACGAAATATTCGATTGTGAAACCTTTTTCcttatcttttatttatggCAGGCAGTGAATCTAAATACTTACAAAAAATACTGTGGAAGACAATGAATGAATGCGAAACAGCAACAGGATAGATATAAACAATGCAAATGTACTTTCTCAGGTACTGTAATTACAGGCATGAAAGAGGCACACTGTGTTACCAGCCTGTAGCAAGCATCTGATCATGCATTACAAAACCGGAGTTTTCTCAAGTACGTCTGGCTTTTTATAAGTTAAAGCTTTTTGTAAAATATCTGCTTTAACATCAAGGTATGcttatttaaaagataaattaagTTGATTGATCACTTTTGGTGAATGAttattgaataaataataaaacattttaaacagagtGTGGTatgggtgtttttttatttgtgcttcTAATATCTTTTACAAAATACAGGACGAATTGATCCACGCATTACAGTCGGGTAAGTAAAGTGATCCACTGACCGAAATTTACAGTTTGGTCCACagttttcctccttttttcgGCACTAAAggttaatgtactgtagttaatACAGAAGAGGAACTTCCGTGTCTCAAACAGATTTGATCATTGTGGTTTCTGACGCAGGATGTTGCAGagctaaaaatattttgtcagtCCATCATGAAGCCAAATCAATTCCTGGCTCAGTACAGAGTTCGCTGTCAGTCACATCCTTAATTGAGAAATGTTCGTTCTGTACTAAACGGTGACCTTGGAGGCAAGTGTGTATGCGTGAATGACGCAAAGCTGGAAGTCACTTCGTTAACTATGTTCTTTAGGAAAAAGGAAGTTCTTGCAGGATATTTGGTAAGGCGCTTACAAAAAGCACTTACGTTGCAAAGTTTGTGTAGTAAGAAAGTCTATGAAGCCATGTCATGGTAACATCTACCTAATCCTAACTCTCAGAACACTTTTCTAAACATCATTCTACAGTAGCAGTCGAAAGGTTTTATTTTCTGCCAGCACTGAGACGCCGTtgccttccacctccagggtccgggttcaattcctacctcagggtctgtatgcatggcgTTTGCATGTCCTCGCTGTACTCAGTGGGTTTACTCTGACTGCTCTGGTTTcaacccacagtccaaagacaagcagattaggcaTGTATTTGGACACAGGTTTTCCAATCAACTAATCATCACCAAGCTAGAAAATACAGTCTTTGAATTTGCGTATAAacagtagcattttttttttatgttcaaaaATTTTGAGTTgcttagatttcacatgaaataGTCACAGAATCTCATCTTTTGATTTCTTTgccaattattttaaaatattacttaaaaatgcattaaaacaagCCGCATTTAAATGAAGAGGGTGATGATGTAGTGGAACAAACGGAGTAGGACAAAggacaattaaaatatattgcaAAATTTAACTGCATGTGATTTACAAGCATGACTGCAAAGAATAAGTCAATAAAATGCCATGCTAGGTACCTGAGTCAGCTCATTTAATCTTCACGTAGAAACGTTGTGAAATATGCCTGATTTCTAAAACatgcatggatttttttttctaatgtaaCTGACTATTTTAAAACATAGAGGTCCATGTCAAATGGTTAACTACAACCCTTGCATAATTCGACACTGACATTAGACACTGAATGACTGCTCGTTATCTCTGGAGAGCGAATCCACTCCCTCTATAGCAACAGCCATCTGGTATAATTTCCCACAAAATCATTATGTGCTTTATTTGGCACATATTGACTGACATGTATAACGCGTAACCATGGTGGATGAGGGGACTCAAACATTCACTGATATGTGGTGTGCATTTTAAGTTGTGTGTCACAGAGCCACTGGAGTGGGTAAACTAGGACTTACAGAGGATGTACACACGATTTATGACAAAAACTGATAAAGGAAGGATTCAggcaatataaaaatttatacacGGTTCCATGTAAACTCCAATAATCAATGGTGTTTGGATTATTTTGTACACCGCCACTACAAGACCCTTGCATCTAACGAGTCAGGGATGCACAGAGTATTAACATCTTTAAAACAAATGAGATTAAAATCCAATTTCATATTAAAATAGGCCAAATTGGCTCAAAATGCTGCTTGAGACCACAAGTTCAAATAATAGTTGCAACAAACGATgtgcgggcccaagcacctgcggCATCACCATCCGGGTGCAGCACGCAACCTGTGTGCTTTTTTTGAGCTTGTTAAGACCTTTAAAAACATCACATTATGATGTCATTCATCGTGATAGCACTCTATGTGAGGTCACTCAGGAAGTTATTAGCCAACGTTCAGAACACGTTTAAGGTGCTGTAAAAGCAGCATCGCACCTATAATGTCAATTTGACATCAATGTGATGTCCCTCATATTGGAATTGTTATTGTTACCATCATGacatattattttacataacaccataattatatacaaataataaagtTAACCTCTTTTTTTTGCCATGAGGTTAAGACCTAGTTAAGACCTGAACATTTGAGATAGCAAAAATCCctttgcaattttgcatcctcaatgttttGAGATCATATTGGCGTCGTTTGGTGGTGGCCATACAAATCTCCCTGGGAGGAGTATATTAAATTCCATTGGGTGTATTTTGCAAACAACTCAAAATAACTGACATTTTGTTGAGtaatctaaatgtgtaccgggGTGTACATgcatacgtgcaagtgtgtTTGAGTTATGCAGCAGAATCTCCGGTGAAGGACCCAGCTGATCAGGCATCATAatagcagcagattccaacatgtgtgctgattttcatgACTGTTTAAGCATGTTCCTTTAAGACTtccaaaaagccccagatgctgataaaatgacattttaggGCTTATGTCATAGTGCTTGAGCCCTAATGACATAGAcaggtttaaattaaaatttctctTCATGATTTTTCAGGATCTGAGTATTCTGCTTCtccaaaacacaaacaattacAGATCGACAAAATGATCAATATCCTTATCTTATTAGAGAAAATTTGATATCTGAATCCTCCCCGGTAACGCACATCAGCAAGACTTCCATGTAAACACATATATAGATTG of the Clarias gariepinus isolate MV-2021 ecotype Netherlands chromosome 16, CGAR_prim_01v2, whole genome shotgun sequence genome contains:
- the LOC128544601 gene encoding toll-like receptor 5; amino-acid sequence: MNHRNPCFILPLLKLGISLFVAESTSQCLIRDEKAYCALRNLYEMPALPPYITYLDLSINYISEISEESFNGLEALQILMIQQQERRLTLRNNAFIGLSSLTTLDLAYNMNLQVDPGAFNGLINLQILNLTRCTLSDSILSGDYLRPLVSLEQLSLFRNNIHKLRPASFFINMSKLHIVDVSCNWINSICEEDLFHFQGKHFTSLKLQDIKMLDMTPYWPGWVKCGNPFKDMSMTVLDLSQNSFSVDIAVRFFKAIRGTKIHKLILNSSGSMGKGVWFNNMKDPDRDTFKDLAESGIKDLDLSKARIFVLKNLVFSHMPDLVELSLANNLINQIESEAFYGLDKLQKLNLDHNLLNKIQSGTFKNLPSLKTLDLSNNNLKLLMSGSFQGLPNLANLFLSENSLQSLHTLANLPSLRLLYVDNNKITSLYGLPSQVRNITDIDLRFNRLSDAANFYTILGEFHKVEKVYLGGNVFSWCFLNANNSVSPLNNVQFLDLQTTVLQNVWLQGECLNMFDRLHQLRVLLLKNNFIQSLPENIFKGLTSLNFLDLSMNSLTYIPNGIFPKSLKTLNLAYNQLGSVDTQAFSTLTLISLFGNTFLCDCGLKDLQTWLNETGVQMDSPAEELMCEFPEAQRGKPLLQVKLLCKDTEDEKNIEELRLTLFICCTIIVILTTTGAIIFIQMRGYLFKLYRKVIVRFVEGAPKLPSNDDFVYDVYLCFSSKDMKWVTKALLKKLDTQFSDRNQLRCCFEARDFIPGEDHLSNIHNAICKSKKTLCVLSREFFNDGWCLEAFSLAQTKMQKEAQDVLLVLLVDNIPHYRLMKYKPVRTYFQTRRYLCWPEDSQDLEWFYNHLKHSILKDTKVKQMKKDVKTNHEGTNCEAVTAF